ACAGTCTGACTCAACTCGGAGCCCTCGACAAAGCTATCAACAGGTGCTTCGGTCGTGAACACCGTATCAAAATTCGATACGTCCTAGAGATCAAGCTCAGAACTAAAAACTGCCAGAGCTGGACACAAAAGCGTACCACAGGACTGGCAACACTCGGCTTAAACGGAGGATGAATCTTCTTCTGAGCAAGCAATTTAAAATCTAAATGATTATTGAAAAATGGGTGTCTTCTAATTTCTTCCGCTCCGTTCACACCAAGCCGCCTGGTGGGATCGCGAGTGAGCAAGCCGGTCAGAATAGATTGGGCTTCGGGAGACATTTCAGGACCGAAGACGAGAGGATCATTGAGAATCTTTTGATACATCGCGTCGGTGTTTTCTAATGTCAGAAATGATGTCAGAAGAAGCAATAGCACAAAAGGACAGGAGATATACCGTCGTAGAACGGAGGCAATCCACTCAACATCTCGTAGAGCAACACTCCCAAAGTCCACCAATCAATCGTCTTGTTGTAACCCTGTCCGCAAAGAATTTCGGGTGCGAGGTACTCGGGAGTTCCGCAGAATGTGTTGGTCTTGTCATTGGCTTTCATGTTCAATTTGCACAACCCGAAATCGCAGAGAGCAATGTGCCCAGTAAAGTCGAGGAGGATGTTTTCGGGTTTGAGATCCCGGTAAACGACGTCCAACTCGTGGAGATGTTCGAGTGCGAGTAGGAGTTCAGCACTATAGAATCTTGCCCGTTCTTCGTTGAACCGTTGCTCTCTTTGGAGGTGATGGAAGAGTTCGCCACCATTGACAAAACTATAAGAGGTTTAAGTGAGGTGAGATTGGTCAAGAAAGAACACGCACGCTAAAACCAAGTACAACTTCTGTTCACTCTGGAAACTGAATTTCAACGGGACGATGAACGGGCTGTCGACCTGAGCCAAAACTAGGCGCTCGGCTAAAGTATGGGTGATCTCATTGCGGTGAACGATATGAGCCTTTCGAATCGTTTTCAGGGCGTAGATACGAGAGGTGTCACGCTTGCGGACTTGCATAACCTGGAGAAGGTAGGGTTGACCTCTGAGATAAACTGAGGACAGAGATTACTGCTTACCTTTCCAAAGCTTCCTTTCCCAATGACGGTGATCAACTCGAAATCGTCTATACTCACAGAACCACCGTAACCAGGCTGGTAAGAAACTCCGAGTTGAATTTTACCGGCACCTCCTGACATGACGTACCACCGGTTTTCGGTGCCCATGTTCTCAAAGTCAGGGACGAAAGTGAGACCACCAAGAAAAACGTCGTTGCCGAGGTCATCAGCTAAACCGTCACCGCCTCTGTTGGGCTCGTCGGCACGAAGATAGCACTGTAAGGAGATTGAAGAATTTCTGGAGACGTCGAAATGGGCTTGATACATGTACAGCGGTTTGTCGAGTTCACCGCCAAGAGGAGTGATCAATACTTGGTTTACTTCGTATTCCATGACGATATACGGAAGCCACCAACATTGGGTTCGCTGGATGCTGTCCCTATTTCCCCTAGTCTTGGCCAGTCTCTGTTGCTGAATGCTAGAGGGTGACACGGAGGCAGCGACTTTGGCTTGTTGTGAAGCAAGTGCGTTCTGAACGGCGGGCGGAATGCTGGTACCTGGAGGTAGAGCTAAGCCCTCTGCACCCATGACACGTATAGTAAGTAGGCCAGAACGTGGCAAAGGTTTGCCATCTGGATTGGATGGTGTGGGGGTAGTGGAACGACCGTTGTGGTCCTCTCCGCGAAGGTTTGTGACGGAAGACTTTTTACTTCTTCCGAGTTTCCAGGACATGGTGTAAATTTGAAAAGAGTGGGGATGTAGAGCTGAGAGTTATTCGAGCAGAATTGAAAGCCTGCTCTCGAATTCTGGTCACTGGTGGTGAGAAGATGAGGTGGTGGATCGTGGGAAAACAAAGGATCAAAATTGATGGTCCTTCCTCCAGATATGCAGCAatattcatattctcaaTTACGTGTCTGCACGTAGGCGCTTAATGCAATGCTGTGCGCAGTTCCGCAGTGACCGAAAGTTCAACGTTGAAGTAAAGACCGTGAGCTCAGAGTCACAGTCCGACTGAATTATGGTTCTACCCATCGACGACTTGATCGGCGGAAAAACCAGGCTAAACTCTGACTCGCGTTGCACGAAGCGTAATCGATGTTGTGAGCGCTGCCGCCACTCTACCCGTCGACTTGGCCTGCGGCTAAACTCTGACTCGAATCAGCGTAGATGTGGGAACGCGCGGCGGTCGTGCAAAGGGTTGAAGAATTTTGAAATGACTCGGTGAGATTGCCAGGGGGATCCTCACGCGACCGCCGGCAGCCTGAGGCCGTTCGTCAAGATGATTACGAAGCGGGCCGGCTATGTCCTGATTAGTCCTGACCTCACGTCAAACGCCTCCGCGGTATGCTTGATCCAAATGCTTAAAAGGCACGGTTGTCCCTTTTTATCCTTTTATTCGTGTCAAGTCCATACGCTCCCACTATGACGGATTCATCACGCCCAAGTACTGCGGGCGAAAAGACCACAAACAACCATGACTCCCCCGACGACAGAGACTCAGCCGAAGATCTCAAAAAGCACACCGTGGTCGATGCCAATCACACAGACAAGgccaaggaaaaggaaaaggagctCACTCCCGTTTCCTTTGGTCAGCTCTTCAGGTGTGTTGTGCGATTTCTTGCACCCAAAAGCAACTCTCACAACTATACTTTCTAGGTACTCCACCAAGTTTGAATTACTCCTCGATGCTATCGGTCTCGTCgctgcagcagcagcaggtgCAGCCCAGGTTCGTTTCAAGTCAGATCACCTCTAGGATACTCACCAACTCCTCGTTTAGCCATTAATGTCTTTGCTCTTCGGTGAACTCGTAAAGGCCTTTGTAGATTTCCAGTCCACCTTGGAGGCAATAAATACTGGCTCTCAACCGTCTAGCGCCCTCTCCCCTGTCGCTTCAAACTTCCGCCATGATGCTGCAATGCTCGCCATGTGGCTCGTGGTTATCGGTTGCGGAATGTTCCTCGCTACATATATCTACATGTACACTTGGTCCTACACAGGCGAGATCAACGCAAAGCGCGTTCGAGAACGGTACCTGCAAGCCGTTCTGCGTCAGGACATCGCCTTTTTCGATAACGTCGGCGCCGGTGAAGTCACTACCCGTATTCAGACCGATACCCGTACGCTCTTTATTACTCTCTCTCAATCCATGGTACTCATTCCCTCACCATAGATCTCGTTCAACAAGGTATCTCCGAGAAGGTCGCGCTCGTTGTGAACTTCCTTGCTGCCTTCGTCACCGGTTTCATTCTGGCCTATATTCGCAACTGGCGTCTAGCTCTCGCCATGTCTTCAATTCTTCCCTGTATCGCTATTGCAGGAGGTATCATGAACAAGTTCGTTTCAAAGTACATGCAGTAAGTACTCATGACGCACATATTTCAATCGCCTCAACTTATCCATTATGACAGGGACTCTTTGAAGCACGTCGCTGATGGTGGCAGCTTGGCAGAAGAAGTTATTTCCACTATTCGTACTGCGCAAGCTTTCGGAAATCAAAAGGTCCTCAGCGCCATATATGATAAGCACATCTCGTTCGCAAACCTTGTTGATGTCAAGGCCGCCGTTGTTCACGGTGTTGGCCTTTCGGTCTTCTTTTTCGTCATTTATGCCTCCTATGCGCTGGGTACGCTTCTCTACCACCACGCCAATTACTTGCGCTGACTATCCGATAACAGCCTTTTCCTTTGGTATGACCCTGGTCCTATCAGGTCACGGTGAGTCTTCCctatctttcttccctccccTTGTGGTCATCTAAGACGCCCTTTCCAGCGGACATTGGCCAAGTTATTAACGTCTTCATGGCGATCTTGATTGGTTCATTTTCCTTGGCCATGCTGGCACCCGAAATGCAAGGTACGTATTCATCAAAAACAGCATTCTATTCAGTCTCTCAGCCTCGAGTCCCTTTGCTTTAGCCATTACACATGGTCGAGGTGCCGCTGCCAAGTTGTACGCCACCATCGACCGAATTCCCGACATCGACTCTGCCAATCCGGATGGCCTCAAACCTTCCTCGGTCTCTGGAGAAATTTCTCTTGAACATATCAAATTTGCATATCCCTCTCGTCCAGATGTCACCGTTGTAAAAGACCTCTCACTTACTTTCCGTGCCGGAAAGACCGCCGCTCTCGTCGGAGCTTCGGGATCAGGCAAAAGCACGGTCATCGCATTGGTAGAGAGGTTTTACGATCCTCTGGAGGGTGCCGTGAAGCTCGACGGAAACGACCTCAAATCCCTCAACATTAAGTGGTTGAGGAGCCAGATTGGTCTGGTCAGTCAGGAACCCACCCTTTTTGCCACTACCATTCGGGACAACGTCGCCCATGGACTGATCAACACACCACACGAATATGCGAGTCCAGAGGAGAAGTTCAAGTTGATCAAGGAAGCTTGCGTCAAGGCGAATGCCGACTCCTTCATTTCCAAACTTCCAGAAGGTTACGATACTATGGTCGGCGAGAGAGGGTTCTTGTTGAGTGGTGGACAGAAGCAGAGAATTGCGATCGCCAGGGCTATTGTATCAGATCCGAAGATTTTACTGTTGGACGAGGCCACATCTGCACTTGATACGCAAAGCGAAGGAATTGTACAGGACGCTTTGGATAAAGCGGCGGCTGGACGTACCACGATCACCATTGCCCACCGATTGTCTACTATCAAGGATGCGGATGTCATCTACGTCATGGGCGACGGTCTCGTCTTGGAACAAGGAACACACAATGAACTCCTGAGTGACGAAAACGGATCCTACGCGAAACTCGTGGCGTCTCAGAAGCTCCGGGAGGCTACCGAGAATGTCGAGGTTGCTGGCAACGAAACTCCGATCGAGGGCATCAAGAAGGAAACCGATCTTGAACAGTTTGCGAAGGAGGAGGTGCCGCTCGGAAGAAAGAACACGAACCGATCTTTGGCCAGTGAGATTTtggagagaaaaaagaatGAGAATGCAGGAGAACACCAGGAGCATTATAACTTCTTTTATCTGTTCAAGAGAATGGGCATCATCAACAAGACGGAGTGGAAGAGATATGTGTACGGCACGATTGCGGCGATTCTCACTGGATTAGTATTCCCGGCGTTTGGTATCGTTTATGGTGAgcgttttttcttcttggttCCTTTTTTGCCAACACTCACATCCCTCAGGCAAGGCCATCAACACATTTGCGTCCCAAGACCGTCAAGTCTTGCGTCATGAGGGAGACCGCAATGCCCTTTGGTTCTTCATCATTGCGATTGTGTCGACGGTTATGATTGGCATACAGAATTATATGTTTGCGGCAGCCGCTGCAACATTGAGTTCAAAACTTCGCTCTTTAAGCTTCAAGGCGATTTTGAGACAGGATATTGTGTTTTTCGATCAGGACGATCACTCTGtgagttttgtttctttgtCAGTCATCCAGCCTGCTCACAGCTGAACGCCCTGTAGACCGGTGGTCTGACCACAGACCTTAGTGACCATCCCCAGAAAGTGAACGGGTTAGCGGGTATCACGCTTGGAGCGTAAGTCATTCAAAAGAAAAGTATCAGTTGGTTATCTGATGTTCACATAATCTATTTCCTCGACAGTATTGTTCAATCTCTCTCCACCCTTATCGTTGGCATTATCGTCGGTATCATCTTCGCCTGGAAAATCGGTCTTGTCGGACTCGCATGTACCCCTTTCCTCGTCTGCACGGGTTACATCCGTCTACGTGTCGTCGTCCTCAAAGATCAAGCAAACAAGAAAGCGCACGCGAGTTCTGCCCAGTTGGCCTGTGAAGCTGCAGGATCCATTCGTACCGTTGCTTCGTTAACTCGTGAAGAGGATTGCTTGAGAATGTATTCCACCTCTTTGGAAGAGCCATTGAAGACAAGTAACAGGAGCGCATTGTGGAGTAACGCTCTTTATGCCCTGTCACAGGCGACGGTATTCTTTGTCATTGGATTGGTGTTTTGGTATGGATCGAGGCTCGTTTCAACACTCGAGTACAGTACTTTCAGCTTCTTCGTCAGTCTCATGGTACGAGTTTTTCCTTTACTCTTTGTTAACAATCCAACTTATCTCTTCCTTGGTAGAGTACCACCTTTGGTGCCATCCAAGCCGGAAACGTATTTGCTTTCGTCCCAGACGTTTCTTCTGCCAAAGGTTCCGGCACTGCAATCCTTAAGCTGCTCGATTCCATGCCTGAAATCGACGCCGAATCTACCGAAGGCAAACCCGTTGATCCTACGAAGAGTCAGGGAAGGATTCGCTTTGAGAATGTTCACTTCCGGTACCCGACTCGACCTGGTGTCCGTGTCCTGCGTGATCTTTCGCTTCAAGTCGAACCCGGCACCTACATCGcgcttgttggacagagtggATGTGGGAAGAGTACTGTTATCCAGATGATTGAGAGGTTTTACGATCCGTTGGCTGGAAATATCTATGTACGTTTATGACTGCTTGTGAGATTTACTCAGCCCACTGacgtttgatttttttttggcaGCTGGACGACCAACCGATAAACGAACTGAATGTGACGGACTATCGAAAGGCTATTGCTCTCGTGTCACAGGAGCCTACCTTGTACGCTGGTACCATTCGGTTCAATATCCTTCTTGGTGCCATCAAACCGGAGAACGAAGTCACTCAGGAAGAGCTCGAAGCAGCTTGTAGAGACGCCAACATTCTCGAATTCATCCAAGGATTGCCCAAGTACGTCCACCATGTTCAATCTTTGATTTCTCGGCAGCTAACGCTTCCGTAGTGGTTTCGACACTGAAGTCGGTGGGAAAGGATCTCAACTGTCTGGCGGTCAAAAGCAACGTATTGCTATCGCTCGTGCACTTCTTCGAAACCCCAAAGTTCTCTTACTCGACGAAGCAACATCGGCTTTGGATTCTAACTCTGAAAAGGTCGTCCAGGCAGCGCTTGATCAGGCGGCGAAAGGGCGGACGACAATCGCCATTGCTCATCGGTTATCGACTATTCAAAACGCAGATAGAATGTACGTCGTGcaggtcttttttttttccaactGAGTCACTGACTTGGGACTTCAGTTATTTCATAAAAGAAGGACGTGTCAGTGAAGCCGGAACACACGATCAGCTATTAAACAGACGAGGAGACTATTACGAATTCGTTCAATTACAAGCTTTGAGCAAGAAGTAGAGGAACAATTGCATATTTTTCCCACCAGATTTAGGGTTCATGTAGAGTACGACCAATTTCACGATAaactttctcttttttgcCCCGCTCTGCCCTCTTACTTTTGTGGACCATGAAAGGAGACTACACGTACATTACTACCATTGTTTATATTAGCTTAGACCTAATTCTTAATCAGGACCACATCCACTCATTGATCTACGTATGTACTCACGTTCTTTTCTCATGACCACTTCGCGCACCGTTCCGCCTCTACGCACCGTCGATCCGAACGATCATTACCTACTTATAAAGCTTCGAGCGTGTCCTGGATGAATGCTTCGATTTCAGTCACGAACAATGGTACATTTGTTCTGGTTGAATTTGCTGATACTCGTCGGCGTGACTCAACCTAAACCCAGTCGAAGCTTCGACTGGGAATCCATAAAATACGTCTACGCGTTCGGCGATTCCTATTCTTTTGTCCAAGGTACTCTTGGACATGCTAACAATAGGTGAGCCATATCGTACCTGACAAGTCGAACTTGAGCTCTAACGAATTCGCAAGTTTTATTCGAGATGCTCTCAATCCATCTTTCACTCCTCAGGAGCTGCTATCGGACAGGATTATCGCGAGGAATGTGAGTACACGATCAGCTGGACAAGCAAAGCTGCATAACACAACTGACGTTTGGATTGCAGACTAGCTCTGAAGGCTCCAATTGGGTAAGTTGACAACATCCTTGGTCAAAGCCTTAACCTATGGAAGCCGACCTGTTTATGAACGTGCAAAGCTGCAATTCTTGACCGGATGCTTCGAAGGCCTGCCCTCGCAGTGCGATAAGCAATTGTGGGACTTTGCGTTTGCTGGCGCAGATATCAGTGCAACGATGTCAGTAGATCTGTCGACTCCTTCCTTCTTCGTTTGTAGCTACTTACTTCAAACGACTTCGTCAGCCTTCCTCGCCATCATGATTTTACATTGCAACTCGTCGAGCAGGTTGATCAATGGGCTCGATTTGCCTCAAAGGTCATTCCCCACCCTGAAGAGGAGACGATGACCGCCTGGTGGATTGGAATAAATGATACTGGTGACTCGATGAATAACGCATCGGTATGGACCAACAATCGCTCCAAGGGAAACCTGAATTTGATGTTTTTCCTCCCTTTATCTAGATCACCGACTTTGGTGCATTTTGGGAGAAAGAAATGTCCTCCTACTTTGAAGCGGTGGTATGTTGATCGAGTCAACACTCATCCTTATGCTGTTCACATGGACTATAAAGCAATTGGCTTACGCCACTGGACTTAAAACGCACCTCTTCATCAACGTTCCGCCTGAAGACCGTTCACCCATCTGGAATCGGAATGCCCAAGGAGCTGCAACGATTCGATCTCACATCGCGCTGTTCAATCAAGTTCTAGCTAATCACACCGAGAGGTTCGCTTCACAAAATCCAGGTGTGATCAATCACCCTCGCCTACTAGGCTGTTCTCAGTACTAGTCTAATCTTCGTCTTCGGGCAGATGCAATTGTATTGACGTTCGATTCAAATGCATGGTTCAACATGGTCTTGGATCATCCTAAAGAGTTCGGTTTCACCAACATCACTGGGTAATCATTTCCTGTCCTCGTTATTTAACGAACGGAGACCCAACTCTCACCACTGCCACAGGTTCTGTACCTGCGCTGATCCCGTGGGCTTCTTCTGGTACAGTGAGCGGACTTCGTTTCGTTCTATGTGTTTAAAttaatggttctttgatagATTCGGGTCATCCCACCCAGGCGGTTCACCGTCTGCTTGCAGAAGCGATCGAGGCGCAGCTTGTCGATGAATGATGGCAGATACTGTGCTGTTTTAGGTAGTTGCCATTGAAATGGTGTATGGTTAGGTTGAAGATGAGACTACCATTCTCTACTGTCACTTTCGTATCGTTCATGCCGCCTTGCTTGGTTGCCATCGCCTGCCTATCTTACTGTACATCCTTATTGGAAAGAACGCAAACTtgagtgaggaggaggataatTCCATCAGCCTTCTCGTTTCAAGTGTGCAGACTAACCTACTGACAACAATGTTAATCAGTCCATTGAATATAACGATATGAATACGTACATCCGAAGGTGATAGGTACAGATAAGATCGAGGAAATGGAATGTACGAGAGAATTCTTATAtagagaatcattccaataCCGAAGAGAAAATAATATAGTGTGAGGAGACtcacaagaaaaagaagattaGAAGAACAAATAAGTAGTTATGAATACTAGAAGTGAAATGATGACGACTACTTGTAGAGGTACACCTTCCTGAGCTAGAGGACCATCATCGATGGCAGTTCCGACATCGCTACCAGGGACAACTGAGATTTCATCAGAAAGCCTCCTGGTTCGTTTACGAAGCTCCGCTGGAGGCACTGCCGCGGCGAGTATCGATCTAAGTCTATCAATTTCAGCTCGTGCTTCTTTAAGTTCAGCTTCGAGCTCTGCTGAGATGGCGGGGGCAGCAAATACTGGAGGAAGTGGGGGTGCTGGGACAGGTTCTGGGGCAGTGGAATGTGTGAAAGTTGAAGGTTCAATATCCCTTGATGCAGGAGCATCTGCCTGAGGAGATGTTTCGACGGGTGGCTGAACAAAAACCGATACAGGTGGCGGATGTTGAAGTTCTTCATGTGATTCCTCATGTGCGGCGCTAAAGTCTTCGTGATGACTGTGCCCTTCAGCTTCGGGCACGGTTGAGTTTCTGAAGTCTGGAATGGCATTGTGGCCATTGACGGAAGGCTGTTGGCGGACAGTACCGAACTGCTATAGTATAGTCAATAGTCATGCCTTGTTGAGCTTAGGGTGCACGAATGGACGTACCTGTTCGCTAGCGCCGATTATGGAGCTCTGATTGACCGCAGTTTCGTCCTCTTCTATCAATGtttgaccttcaggaggCAGATATAAGACTTTGAGTTTCTGCTGGTGTACGGTGTCTGCTTCGTTCGTCGAATCTGACGTGGACCACTAAGACCGAGAGTGACAATTAGTGCCGTTAACCATGTATCCTTTTCAAAGGACGCACAATTTCGGCCAGaggtttctcttctttctccgaGGTAATGAGGGTACTCTGAATCAGAAATTTATCTTTGCACTTGGCATTGAGAGGCGGTTCCTCTTTCAAAGGCTGTAGCATGACTAAAGAATGCCCCGTTAATCGTGTACTCCTACAAAATTGATTATATGACGCACCTGCCACCTCAGTGCTTTGCCCTGGCTCAACTCTTCCAGAATTGGGCCGTACACAGTACAACTGGTGTAATAAAAAAAAACTTTTAGTAGGTATTCATCAATGAGATCATAATTTCCTGGTACCTTCGGGGCGGTCGTCTTGACCTTGAAAGCCACCGGTTGATCATGAGGATTTGTTATGGTCAATGTCCTCTTCACGAGAACGGTCAGTGGGCCTGCCAAGAACGAATGAGACCAACAACAACAGAGAAAAAGGTAGAAAACGGACGGCTAAACCCAAGGGAAGAGCTAGGATTAAGATATACAGACATGACTGTTTAGGGAAAAGAAGGGAGGAGGGGTGAGTGGAAAAGCGAAACTCTGACGCGGCGGACATATGCAACTGGCCACGTGGTGAACTTCACCTCATCATGATCAGCCTGCGACCTCATGTCCTCGACGTGGTCAGCTTTAAAGTTCGATAGCTGTAGCTACGATCGAACTCGTCATTACAATGAACACGTTCTGGTCCTCCAGATTTCCATCGCGCCAGAAAAGCTTGCGAAGAAATCGACCCGCCAGAAGCCTGAATCATAGTCGGAAGCTAAGAGTTTTACTCCTGATTCACTCCGTGGTATTTAGCCTTGAAGAGACGAATAGTCCATCAGAGAAGCCTCAGGTGTTGGCTTCAGCCTCAGGCTCGGACGGCTTCGTCACTTGGAAGTCAAGGAACGCATAGTAAGTTACAGCATCGTTGAACTTTGTACTTAAATCGGTAGCGCCTACTATAGTGTTTATTTTGTTTGATTCATGATATTCAAATGACACCGCTATGTCACGCTTTGACAGGATTCATATCAACGCCAATATCTGATTTCCTTCGCACGATCAAAGACACTGAACGCATCACAGTCAGAACGTGTAGCAGCAGTGGTCGTGCAGCGACTTACTTGCGAATAATAAGGTGGACTAACGTCTTTACATGTGTAGGGGCTCTCGCACGCTGTTGGCCCGGTCCAGCCGTTGCCTGAGCAAACTAAGTCAGAGAGGCTGGTATCTCAATCGGAGGATGGACCTTACCGCCGCATTGTCCGAAATGCGTCTGCACCGGACCACTTGCTGTCGTTGTGGTGGCGATGGTCGTAGTAGAAGGCGGTTCTTGTGTGGTGGTGGGTGCATCAGTCGTGCTACCTCCTGTAGACGATCCACTTCCGATGGCAGTGGTGATGGGTCCACTCTCGACGTAAACGCCTGAGAAGTACCAGTCTTCGACTCCGGCCGCAGCCACGATTCGCAGCACACCAAGATGCCAGTCGGCAGAATTTGTGGAAGTAGAA
This genomic window from Marasmius oreades isolate 03SP1 chromosome 8, whole genome shotgun sequence contains:
- a CDS encoding uncharacterized protein (CAZy:CE16), which gives rise to MLRFQSRTMVHLFWLNLLILVGVTQPKPSRSFDWESIKYVYAFGDSYSFVQGTLGHANNSFIRDALNPSFTPQELLSDRIIARNTSSEGSNWLQFLTGCFEGLPSQCDKQLWDFAFAGADISATILPRHHDFTLQLVEQVDQWARFASKVIPHPEEETMTAWWIGINDTGDSMNNASITDFGAFWEKEMSSYFEAVQLAYATGLKTHLFINVPPEDRSPIWNRNAQGAATIRSHIALFNQVLANHTERFASQNPDAIVLTFDSNAWFNMVLDHPKEFGFTNITGFCTCADPVGFFWYNSGHPTQAVHRLLAEAIEAQLVDE